The following are encoded in a window of Fusobacterium sp. genomic DNA:
- the coaE gene encoding dephospho-CoA kinase (Dephospho-CoA kinase (CoaE) performs the final step in coenzyme A biosynthesis.), protein MIVGLTGGIASGKSTVSNFFKELGLEVLDADEIVKEVSQKKDTINKIVRVFGKDILDNKGKIIREKLRVKAFENKELLNKLNGIIHPQVIEIFVKKKKEISESSIVIFDIPLLYEAEMENLCDKIVVVYIKKELQIERVIERDKNIRELAEKIINAQMSLEEKAKRADIVINNNGTLEDLKNQVDVVYCNLQK, encoded by the coding sequence ATGATTGTTGGTCTGACAGGTGGAATAGCAAGTGGAAAGTCTACAGTAAGTAATTTTTTTAAGGAATTAGGATTGGAAGTGTTAGACGCTGATGAAATAGTAAAGGAAGTCAGCCAAAAAAAAGACACTATAAATAAAATAGTGAGAGTTTTTGGAAAAGATATTCTTGATAATAAAGGGAAAATAATAAGAGAAAAATTAAGAGTAAAAGCTTTTGAAAATAAAGAGTTATTAAATAAATTAAATGGGATAATCCATCCACAAGTAATAGAAATATTTGTAAAAAAGAAAAAAGAAATTTCTGAAAGTTCCATTGTTATTTTTGATATTCCACTTTTATATGAAGCTGAAATGGAAAATTTATGTGATAAAATAGTTGTAGTATATATTAAAAAAGAATTACAGATAGAAAGAGTAATAGAAAGAGATAAAAACATCAGAGAATTAGCAGAAAAAATAATAAATGCTCAGATGTCATTGGAGGAAAAAGCAAAGAGAGCAGATATTGTGATAAATAATAATGGTACATTAGAAGATTTAAAAAATCAGGTAGATGTGGTATACTGTAATCTGCAAAAATAA
- a CDS encoding U32 family peptidase, with the protein MKIVAPAGNMERFYAAVKAGAQEIYMGLKGFGARRNAENFTLAEYKEALDYAHKRGVKIFLTLNTIMMEKEMDFLYENLKVLYEHGLDAVIVQDLGYFRYMKENFPDMEYHGSTQMTVGNHIEAEYLRKIGFKRVVLPREMTFEEIKKIRENTSIELEIFVSGALCICYSGNCYMSSFIGSRSGNRGMCAQPCRKEYTDSKGNKGYFLSPKDQLLGYDEIQKLKKIGIESIKIEGRMKDPNYVFETVEYYYQMITEKKIEERVSKIFNRGYSKGYFHGADSSLINKNYSYNLGREIGSIFGKELKLKDRVVLGDGIIYLSKDFEKLGGGYLNKIEVKGSKEVRKTAEFGETIFLKDAPRGSKYVFRSFAKEVNDDIESKLKKYDQKLNITGKFLGDFGKKPLLILEAINNHGKKIKVEKFGENEIEAAAKRAVTAEEIIEKLKETGDTSFNITNIDCRISEGIFLPVSVIKSLRRSASMELEELIIESYRRKAENKYQLPYEEDMEREVILSAIVSNTAQEKAVKEYGIEKIYKRGYDIAREEMLNEQDIGSKLAANLYQLIENKNNDVTINWNLNISNRYTIEELAKLRKAETVILSPEISFEKIKEIGKTSLKKAILGYSKLKGMYVEISLFNKNKEIIENSEGDRFTVVQNIMGNSEIFFERPLNILNDMSKMKKLHIDEIVIEFTIETPEEVGEVLNNMRLRTGIYRAFNYERGVY; encoded by the coding sequence ATGAAAATAGTAGCTCCAGCAGGAAATATGGAGAGATTTTATGCTGCTGTAAAAGCAGGAGCCCAAGAAATATATATGGGACTAAAAGGATTTGGAGCAAGAAGAAATGCTGAAAATTTTACACTGGCGGAATACAAAGAAGCTCTTGATTATGCTCATAAAAGAGGAGTGAAAATATTTCTTACACTTAATACAATAATGATGGAAAAAGAAATGGATTTTCTTTATGAAAATTTGAAAGTTCTTTATGAACATGGACTTGATGCAGTTATTGTTCAAGATTTAGGATATTTTAGATATATGAAAGAAAATTTTCCAGATATGGAATATCATGGAAGCACTCAGATGACAGTGGGGAATCATATAGAAGCTGAGTATCTAAGAAAAATAGGATTTAAAAGGGTAGTTCTTCCTAGAGAAATGACATTTGAAGAGATAAAAAAAATTAGAGAAAATACGAGTATAGAATTGGAAATATTTGTATCAGGAGCATTATGTATATGTTATTCTGGAAACTGTTATATGAGTAGTTTTATAGGAAGCAGAAGTGGGAACAGAGGTATGTGTGCACAGCCTTGCAGAAAAGAATATACTGATAGTAAGGGAAATAAAGGATATTTTTTAAGCCCCAAAGATCAATTATTGGGATATGATGAGATTCAAAAGTTAAAAAAAATAGGAATAGAAAGTATAAAAATAGAAGGAAGGATGAAAGATCCTAATTATGTATTTGAAACTGTTGAATATTACTACCAAATGATAACTGAGAAAAAAATAGAAGAAAGAGTATCTAAGATATTTAATAGAGGTTACAGTAAAGGATATTTTCATGGTGCTGACTCATCTCTTATCAATAAAAATTATTCATATAATTTAGGTAGAGAAATAGGATCGATATTTGGAAAAGAATTAAAACTTAAAGATAGGGTTGTTCTAGGAGATGGAATAATATATCTGTCTAAAGATTTTGAAAAACTTGGTGGTGGATATTTGAATAAAATAGAAGTAAAAGGTTCAAAAGAAGTGAGAAAAACAGCTGAATTTGGAGAAACTATTTTTTTAAAAGATGCACCAAGAGGAAGTAAATATGTATTCAGAAGTTTTGCTAAAGAAGTAAATGATGATATTGAAAGTAAACTGAAAAAATATGACCAAAAGCTTAATATAACAGGAAAATTTTTAGGAGATTTTGGAAAAAAACCTCTCTTAATACTGGAAGCTATAAATAATCATGGAAAAAAGATAAAAGTTGAAAAATTTGGAGAAAATGAAATTGAGGCAGCAGCTAAAAGAGCTGTAACAGCGGAAGAAATAATAGAAAAATTAAAAGAAACTGGTGATACTTCATTTAATATAACTAATATTGATTGTCGTATATCAGAGGGAATATTTCTTCCTGTATCTGTAATAAAATCTTTAAGGAGATCTGCATCAATGGAGTTAGAAGAACTTATCATAGAGAGCTATAGAAGAAAAGCAGAAAATAAATATCAACTTCCTTATGAAGAAGATATGGAAAGAGAAGTTATTTTATCTGCAATAGTATCAAATACTGCACAAGAAAAAGCAGTAAAAGAATATGGAATAGAAAAAATATATAAAAGAGGATATGATATTGCTAGAGAAGAAATGTTAAATGAGCAGGATATAGGTAGCAAACTTGCTGCTAATCTTTATCAGCTTATAGAGAATAAAAATAATGATGTAACTATAAATTGGAATTTGAATATATCCAATAGATATACCATTGAAGAATTGGCGAAATTAAGAAAGGCTGAAACTGTAATACTTTCCCCAGAAATAAGTTTTGAAAAAATAAAGGAAATAGGGAAGACAAGCTTAAAAAAAGCTATATTAGGATATTCAAAATTAAAAGGAATGTATGTTGAAATTTCACTTTTTAATAAAAATAAAGAAATAATAGAAAATAGTGAAGGAGATAGATTTACTGTTGTACAGAATATTATGGGAAATAGTGAAATATTTTTTGAAAGACCTTTAAATATTCTGAATGATATGAGTAAAATGAAGAAACTGCATATAGATGAAATCGTTATAGAGTTTACTATTGAAACACCAGAAGAGGTTGGAGAAGTTCTTAATAACATGAGATTAAGAACAGGAATATATAGAGCATTTAACTATGAAAGAGGGGTGTATTAA
- a CDS encoding phosphatidylglycerophosphatase A, with the protein MNKNKKWVRDLGTWFGLGDIPKAPGTFGTLGGVPVFMLLSYIRKFFPNNMVYNSFYFMFLITFFAVAVYISDICEREIFKKKDPQNVVIDEVLGYLTTLFLINPVGVSQNIKAMVIGFVIFRFFDITKLGPIDKSQHFGRGIGVVLDDFLAGIIGNFLMVCIWSIFF; encoded by the coding sequence ATGAATAAAAATAAGAAATGGGTAAGGGATTTAGGAACATGGTTTGGACTTGGAGATATACCTAAAGCACCTGGAACATTTGGAACATTAGGTGGAGTACCAGTATTTATGCTTCTTTCTTATATAAGAAAGTTTTTTCCAAATAATATGGTATATAATTCTTTTTATTTTATGTTCTTAATAACTTTTTTTGCAGTAGCAGTTTATATCAGCGACATATGTGAAAGGGAAATATTTAAAAAGAAAGATCCTCAAAATGTAGTTATAGATGAAGTGCTGGGATATTTAACTACTCTTTTTCTTATAAATCCAGTAGGAGTATCTCAAAATATAAAAGCTATGGTTATTGGGTTTGTTATATTTAGGTTTTTTGATATAACAAAATTAGGTCCTATTGATAAATCACAGCATTTTGGAAGAGGTATAGGTGTGGTACTTGATGATTTTTTGGCTGGTATAATTGGAAATTTTTTAATGGTATGTATCTGGAGTATATTTTTTTAA